The following DNA comes from Winogradskyella sp. PG-2.
TTTCAGATTCTAAAAAGACTTCCAACTAAAAAAATCCATACCTTAGCACTTCTTATTTCTTAAAAGAATGCAAAGACGATTTTTAGATTACTTAATTATAACTTTTAAAGGCATTGCTATGGGAGCTGCAGATGTTGTTCCTGGTGTTTCCGGTGGAACAATTGCCTTTATTTCAGGTATTTACGAAGAACTCATAGAAAGCATTGATAAAGTTAGTTTAGGAGTTTTTAAAGTATGGAAAAAAGAGGGCTTTAAAACCGTATGGAACTCTATAAATGGCAACTTTTTATTGGCACTATTCTCTGGTATAACCATAAGTATTTTATCTCTAGCCAAATTAATAAAATGGCTATTACACAATGAACCAATCTTATTATGGTCATTCTTTTTTGGATTAGTTTTAGCGAGCATATTATATATCGCAAAACAAATAAAAGATTGGTCTTTAAAAATTTTATTGGCTATTATTTTGACCTCAGTCCTATCGTATTTTATAACTCTTGCAGAACCATTTGCTTCACCAGATAGCTCAATATATTTATTGTTTTGTGGTTTCATAGCAATAATAGCTATGATTTTACCTGGTGTTTCTGGTGCATTTATTTTATTAATATTAGGCGCATATCAAACTGCAATTGACACCATTAATAATTTAATAGAAGGCTTGACCACGGGAAATATGGATCTTTTTAAAGATGCATTATTAAAATTTTTCCTTTTAGCTATAGGAGCAGTAATTGGGTTAAAAGTTTTTTCGAAAACTTTAAACTGGATGTTTAAACATCTAAAGAATTTGACCTTAGCTATATTGACTGGTTTTATGATTGGGTCACTAAATAAAATATGGCCTTGGAAAGAAGTTTTAAAAACACGAGTAAACTCTGAAGGGGAAACTGTAACCTTACTAGATAAAAGTATTCTTCCATCATCTTACAGCGGAGATAACCAAATACTTATGGCTCTAACATTTATAGTTATAGGTTTTGCAGCAATACTTATTTTAGAAAACTTAGGAAAACAAAAAAGTAAAGCCTAATGCATAGCACAAGAAACCTAAAAGATCGTATATTCTTGGTCATAAAGGGTTTGGCTATGGGAGCTGCAAATAAAGTACCAGGCGTTTCAGGAGGTGTTGTTGCTTTTGTTGCTGGCTTTTACGAAGAATTTATTTATTCTTTACAACGCGTTAATAGAACCGCGTTCAAGCTCTTCTTTAATGGTCGTTTCAAAAGTTTTTATCGTTATATAAATGGTAAATTTTTAGGATTATTATTCTTAGGAATGGTTGTTAGTTACTTCAGTGTTTCTAAAATTCTCAATTACCTTATTGTTAATTACGAACTCTATGTTTGGAGTACTTTTTTCGGAATGATTTTAGGCTCAATTTACTACATCAGTAAAGATTTTAAGGATTGGAATAGAAACACAATTACTGCCATTATATTGGGAGCTGTAGTGGGAATAAGTATTAGTTTTCTAGATCCTGCAATGGAAAATGACAACTTATCATTTGTGTTTTTCTGTGGAATCATAAGTGTATCTGGCATGACATTACCTGGTTTTTCCGGGTCCTTTATTCTTATTTTATTAGGTAATTATGTCTTGCTTCTTGTAGATTCAGTAAATGCGCTTTATGATTCAATTTTTGATGTTTTTAAAGGAGATTTTGAGTTCATTAAGAATGAAGTACGTATGAGAATGCTAAAGGTTTTAGCAGTTTTTACTTTAGGCTCAGTTGCTGGCTTAGTTACCTTTTCTCATATTCTTAACTACATACTAAAACATTATAAAAGTATTACCATGGCGACCATAGTTGGTTTTATTATTGGTTCACTTGGTGTGGTTTGGCCATGGAAAAGAACCGATTTCAAAATTGCGGAAGACGGTTCATTTCTTTTAGATTCTACTGGAAAGCAAATCATTGAAAATTACACACGTTTTTTTCCAGAATTCAACACCCAAACTTATATTGCAATTGCTTATATTGCCCTAGGAATCCTGATAGTTTTAGGATTAGAATGGTATGGACGACAGACAAAACAAATCAAAGCTTAAATTTGGACTGGTAGGAAGAGATATTTCTTATTCTTTTTCTAGAAGCTATTTTGCTAATAAATTTAGATCAGAAAATTTACAACACACCTATGTTAATTTCGATTTAAAATCTATTAATGAGCTTGATAGCATTATTAAAAGCACTCCGAACTTAAAAGGTCTTAATGTTACTATTCCTTATAAAGAGGAAGTTATGCCAATACTTGATGATATAAATAAACGTGCTAAAAAAATTGGGGCTGTTAACACGATTAGAATTACACGCTATCAAAAATTGATTGGTTACAATACAGATTATTATGGGTTTAAAAATTCATTAAAACCGTATTTAAAAAAGCACCATAAAAGAGCACTAATATTAGGAACTGGAGGTGCTTCTAAAGCTATAGCATATGCTCTAAAAAAACTGAAGATTGATTATGATTATGTGTCTCGTTCTGAAAAGGAAGGTGTGAAATTTTTGTATTCAGATTTAACAAACGAGATTATTTCAACATACAACATAATTATTAATTGTACTCCTATTGGCACATTTCCAAATGTAAATGAATGTCCAGATATCCCATATGAAGCCATTACTGACAAGCACATTTTATATGATCTCATTTATAATCCTGAACAAACAAAGTTTCTTAGTTGCGGAGATATGAAAGGAGCTTCTACAATTAATGGGCTAGAAATGCTTCGATTACAGGCAGAAAAATCATGGGAAATTTGGAATAAGTCATAAAATTCTTATAAAAACATAAGTGATAAAGGTATTTCCGAATATATTTCGGCATTTGTTACTATCTTTATATTCGCACAAAAAACATGACATATGTCTGAGAATGATAACCTGCTAGAAGCAGACGGAAAAAACGAAGTAGAATCTAAAGAGACTGCTCCTACACAAGAAACAACTAATGAACTTGAAAATGTAATTGAAGTTAAAGTTGAAAAAACTGAAGCTGAATTGGAAACAACATCTGAACTATTAGATGCTGAAGAAAAACCTGAAACGGAAGCTGAAAAAATAGATCATGTAGATGAGATTGAAGCCTCTAATGCAGAAGATGCAGAAGATGAGTCAAACGCTGAACGTCACGAGCTTGAAGAAAAAGATTACCATGCAATGACTATGGATCAGTTAGTAACTGAATTCAATATGCTTTTAAAGCATCAAAAGGTTCAAACAATTTCTAAGCATATTAATGAAATTAAGGGAGAATTCAATTCTAAATTTAGCGCGCTTCTTGATGAGAAAAAAGAAGAGTTCATCAATGAAGGTGGTAAAGAAATCGATTTTTACTATATCAATGATACTAAGAAGTTATTCAACTCTCTTTATAAAGAATACAAACAATCTATAAATTCATATTACAAGGATCGCGAACAAAATCTAAAGCAAAACCTTGAAAACAGATTACAAATTATAGAGGATATAAAAGGTTTACTTAATGTTGAAGAAAACATGGGTACAACCTATAAAACTTTTAAAGAATTACAAGAAAAATGGCGTAATGCTGGTCCTATACCAAGAGATAAGTATAATAATGCTTGGAATACATATCATCATCATGTAGAACGTTTTTACGACTTCTTGCATCTCAATAATGATTTGCGAGACATGGATTTTAAACACAACTTAGACCAAAAACTAAAAATCATTGAGCGTGCTGAAGAGTTAGCAAAAGATGAGAATACTAATCGTTCATTTAGAGAATTACAAGTCCTACATAAACTTTGGAAAGAAGAACTTGGACCTGTAGGTAAAGCGCATAGAGAAGTCATTTGGGAACGTTTTAGTGCGGCAACTAAAACAATACATGATAAGCGCCAAGCCTATTATGCGGATATGGATAAAGCCCATGAAAAAAACCTTGAACGTAAAGAAGAAATTATAGCACAAATAAATGCTGTAAATGAAGATTCTACAAGTTCTCATAGTATATGGCAGAAAAAAATAAAGACCGTAGAGCAACTTCGTGAAGATTTCTTTAATGCTGGTAAAGTACCTCTTAAAGTTAATGAAGCAACTTGGGCAAAATTCAAAGATTCAGTTAGAACTTTTAATCGTGGTAAAAATAAATTTTATAAAGAGTTAAAAAAAGATCAATACGAAAACCTAAGCAAGAAAAAGGATTTAATAAAAATAGCAGAAGATAATAAAGACAGTGAAGATTTCACAACTGTGACGCCTTTGATGAAGAAAATCCAGAATGAATGGAAAAAAATCGGACACGTCCCAAGACGTGATAGTGATAAAATATGGAAGCAATTTAAAGGAGCTTGTAATCACTATTTTGATAGAATGCATGCTGAACGTAAAGCTAAAGATCAGCACTTATATGATGCATTTGATAAGAAAACAAAACTTCTAGACGGTTTGAAAGCTTTAGAGTTATCCGAAGATCCAAAAGCTGATATACAAATTTTACAAGCTAAAATTTCTGAGTGGAAAGACGTTGGGTATGTACCACAGAACAAACGTTATATTGATGGTAAATTTTACAAAGCCATTGATGATGCTTTTGATAAACTAAAAATGGATAAGTCTAAATTAGAGATGATAAAGTTTGAAAGTAAACTCGAAAACTTAGCCAACTCTGATGATACAAGATTATTGGATAACGAACAAAATTTTATCCGTAAAAAAATTAGTGAAGTAAAAGCTAAGATTAATCAGTTAGAAAATAATTTACAGTTTTTCTCTAATGTAAAAGAAGATAATCCATTAGTAAAAGAGGTACATAAAAATATTGACAACCATAAAAAGCAACTAGACACTTGGAAAGCCAAATTGACTAAGGTTCGTGGGATGTATTCATAAAATAAATCATTTTAAAAATCATGGATAAAAAGTTATTGGGTAACTTTATTATTGCATTTCCAACGGCAGCCTATGTAACTTTTAATATTGTGATGAATAATTACAGTGGTGGATTTGATTGGATTAAGTTTATAATAACAATGCTGATAGTTATGACTAGTTACGCCATTGGCAATCGTATTAAAAATAAAGGAGAAGCTGAATAATATACAAATCAAAACCCACTTGTGCTTTACAAGTGGGTTTTGCCCTAACTAAACTAAATTAACCTTAATTACAACCGCTTAAAATAATAATTAAGATATCCTACTAAGATTATAAAAACGTTTTTGTTTCCATATATATTATCTACGTAGGAAAATTACTTTTGGATGTCTATTATATAATTTTTTGAAAGTTTTAACATTCTAGTATTATTATCATTCCTGCGAAGGCAGTAATCTATAATAACAAAATGATTTTAGTGGATTCCTGCCTTCGCAGGAATAACAGAATTGCTATAGCGATTTAGCCTCTTTCCAAAAAATATCCATTTCAGAAAGTGTCATGTCTTTCAAAGATTTGTTCAAATCTTTGGCTTTATGCTCTAAGTATTGAAAACGTTTAATAAATTTTTTATTAGTACGTTCAAGCGCATTTTCAGGATTTAATTTTAAGAATCGTGCGTAATTAATCATTGAGAATAAAACATCGCCAAATTCACTTTCAATAGCATCTTGGTTCCCATTTGCTATCTCAACTTTTAGTTCAGCTAGCTCCTCCTCTACTTTTTCAAAAACTTGTTCTGGCTCTTCCCAATCAAATCCAACGCCAGATACTTTATCTTGTATACGATTGGCTTTTACCATAGCTGGTAAACTTTTTGGAACACCTTCGAGAACACTTTTCTTACCTTCTTTAAGTTTTAACTGCTCCCAATTACGCTTAACATCTTCTTCGTTTTCTACTTTAACATCGCCATAGATATGTGGATGACGATCAACTAATTTATCACTAATACTATTACAAACATCTGCAATATCAAAGTCATTAGTTTCACTTCCAATTTTAGAATAAAAAACAATATGCAATAATACGTCTCCTAATTCCTTTTTAACCTCATCTAAATCATTGTCTAGAATAGCATCACCTAATTCGTAAACTTCTTCAATAGTTAAATGGCGTAAAGACTCTAGTGTCTGCTTTTTATCCCATGGACATTGCTCTCGCAATTCATCCATAATAATTAACAAACGCTCAAAGGCTTTTAATTGGGCCGCTTTATTAGACATATTTATTCTTCTTCTTCAGAAGAAACAGTTTCTTCTTCTGTTTCTAGTGCACCTAAAAGGTTATTTTTTTGAAGTAAATTATACCATTGCACTACTTTTTTAATATCAGAAGGATATACACGATCTTCATCGTAATCTGGCAATACTTCGAAGAAAAACTCTTCTAAAATATCTTTTCCGTCTTTATGACTTATTGATGTTGGATTGCCATTTTCTTTTTCTTTAATCTTTTTTAGCACCTCTCTTAATGGTACTTCTTCAGTCAACGTATAAATAGCTATTTCACTTAAAATACTAATGTTACTATGTGCTCCAACTGTAATTCTTTTTTTGTCAATTAAAGATTCTACTACTGCACCAGTTCTTGTTTGGGTTACGATTTGGTATAATCCCGGTTTTCCTGAAACGGATAAAATTTTATCTAAACTCATTTATATTGTATTAGCGTTTCCTGCTCATTGCCGGAAAACGCATTCTGTAATCTATTTTTATCTTACCTTTTGAAATATTAGTAAGCTTTCCTTTTATTAAACGCTTTTTGAATGACGATAGTTTGTCTGTAAATAAAATGCCTTCAATATGATCATATTCATGCTGAATCACGCGAGCGATTAATCCATCGTATTCTTCTACATGTGTATTAAAATTTTCATCGTGATATTGAATTTTAATCTTTGGTTGTCTAAATACGTCTTCCCTTACATCTGGAATGCTTAAACAGCCTTCATTAAAAGCCCATTCATCACCTTTCTCTTCTAAAATCTGAGCATTAATAAACGTTTTTTTGAAATTCTTAAGCTGTTCTTGCTCGTCTTCAGAAAAACTTTCATCCTCTGCAAAAGGCTCAGTATCTACTAAAAACAAACGTATTGGTAATCCAATTTGTGGAGCTGCTAAACCAACACCATATGCGCCATACATAGTTTCGTACATATTTTCGATAAGCGTACTTAGCTTTGGATAATCTTTATCAATATCCTTGGCCTTTTTCTTTAAAACAGTATCGCCATATGCAACGATTGGTAAAATCATAGTTTGTTATTTTCGAGTGCAAAAGTACAATTCTTATTTAAAAATTTGAAGCCAAATAACTTTGTAAAATAAGTGTTGCACTAATTTCGTCAATTAAAGCTTTGTTTTGACGTTGCTTTTTCTTCAAACCACTATCTATCATAGTCTGAAATGCCATTTTAGATGTAAAACGCTCATCAATACGTACTACAGGAATATCTGGTATAGACTTAGTTAACTGATCTAAAAATTTCTGAATATACACCTCACTATCCGAAGCTGTATTATCCATTTGTTTGGGTAAGCCTACGACAAATCGTTCTACATTTTCTGTAGCAATATATTTTTTTAGAAACGTAATAAGCTCTTTGGTTTCAACAGTGGTAAGACCAGATGCTATAATCTGCATCTCATCAGTAACTGCAATACCTGTTCGCTTTGTTCCGTAGTCTATGGCTAAAATTCTTCCCATTGCACAAAGATAATGTAATAAAAAACGCCTCTTTACAAAAAGAAGCGTTTTTAAATAATTAGCTATCAATTAAGTTATGATTTTTTACCCTCTATAAATAAATCATCGTTAATTACTTATAAGACACAATACTTTTAGATTGGTCACAAATTATTTTTACAGTTTTATAAAAAAAAGAAAACTCCTCAATCTTAAGGGGAGAGGAGTTTTCGAAATCAGCTATTAATTAAATTCTCAGATAAAGTTATTTAGAAATAAATTATCATCATTTAATTATTAGTAAGACACTGCTTTTTTGAATAGGTCACAATTTTCCACAAATATTTTTTGAAAGGTTGTAATGCCCTTATCTTTACGGCTTAATTTTACAGTTAAATATGACACAATTACAATCTATTATAGAGAACGCTTGGAATGACCGTTCACAACTAAAAAATGAAGAAACTATTAATGCCGTAAGAAGCGTTATTGATCTTATTGATTCTGGGAGCTTAAGAGTCGCAGAACCTATTGAAGGTGGTTGGCAAGTTAACGAATGGGTAAAAAAAGCTGTGGTTTTATACTTTCCTATTCAGAAAATGGAAACCTTTGAAGTTGGTATTTTTGAATATCACGACAAAATTCCTCTAAAACGTAATTATGCCGAAAAAGGAATTAGAGTTGTACCTCATGCAGTAGCAAGACACGGAGCCTATATTTCGCCTGGTACTATTTTAATGCCAAGTTATGTAAATATTGGAGCTTATGTAGATGAAGGTACTATGATAGATACATGGGCTACAGTTGGTAGCTGCGCACAGATTGGTAAAAATGTACATCTTTCTGGTGGAGTTGGTATTGGTGGTGTTTTAGAACCTTTACAAGCAGCTCCAGTTATTATTGAAGATGGTGCATTTATTGGTAGTCGTTGTATTGTTGTTGAAGGAGTTCGTGTTGAGAAAGAAGCTGTTTTAGGTGCTAATGTGGTTTTAACCATGAGTACAAAAATTATTGATATTACTGGTGATGAGCCTGTTGAAACAAAAGGTGTTGTTCCTGCGCGTTCTGTTGTTATTCCAGGAAGTTATACTAAAAAATTCAAAGCAGGTGAATTCCAAGTCCCTTGTGCTTTAATTATAGGAAAACGTAAAGAAAGTACAGATAAAAAAACCTCTCTTAATGATGCTTTACGTGAGTATGATGTAGCGGTTTAATATACTGTTACAAGAAATCTTAAAAACTTTAAATTCTAAATTCCAATATGAATCGCATTCTATTGGAATTTGGTGTTTTTTATTTGTAATTTGAATTTTCAATATGAAAGTATTAATCATTCAACAAAAAATGATAGGTGATGTTTTAGCAACAAGCATTTTGTTTGAAGCTATAAAACACAAGTATCCTGATGCTGAATTACATTATGTACTCAATTCACATACCTATCCTGTTGTTGAAGGTAACCCTTTTATAGATCAGTTTCATTTTTTTACACCTGAATACGAGAATAGTAAACGAAAATTATGGCATTTTGTTAATCAATTGCGAAAGGAAAATTATGATGTAGTTATAGATGTGTATTCACAAATCTCTAGTCATCTTATTTCATTAAGATCTAAAGCCAAAACTAAAATATCTATTGATAAAGGTCACAATGCATTAATTTTTAATCACAGATTTGAGCACAAAATAAAACCAGATACAACTGCAGGATTAGCAATTGAAAATAGAATGCAATTATTACAACCCTTAGATATTGATCCTTCTATAATTGTAAGACCTAAAATTTATTTGACTAATTCTGAAAAAACGAATGCTAAACAGTTTTTAGAAGTTAATGGTATTAATTTAAGTAAACCATTATTTATGATTGGTGTTTTAGGTAGTGGAAATAATAAAACGTATCCTTTTGATTACATGGCTAAAGTGATTGAGAGTGTAGTTTCTAAGCAACCTGAAAGTCAAATCTTATTCAACTATATTCCTAAACAAGAAACCAAAGCAAAAGCAATTTTAGAGTTATGCGCTTCAGAAACAAAAAAGCAAATTTACTTTGAGGTTTTTGGAAAAAGTTTGAGAGATTTTTTAGCGATAACATCACACTGCACTGCTTTAATTGGTAATGAAGGTGGAGCTATAAATATGGCAAAAGCTTTAAGTATTCCAACCTTTACTATTTTCTCTCCTTGGATTAAAAAAGAAGCTTGGAATATGTTTGATGATGGAGTAAAACATGTTTCAGTGCATCTTAGAGATTATGATGACACTAAATATGCAAATATTAAACATCCTAAGGAATTAAAATCTAAAGCTTCAGAATTGTATCAACAATTTAAACCTATCTATTTCAAAGAAGAATTGACTAGATTTTTAAAACAATTTAGCTAGTTTTTTTAATTCCATGCTCAGTCCACTTTAAATTTTCTTTCTTTACCTTGGCTCTAATAGCCAAATTACGGTCTAAAGATTCTTGTGTTTTATAGCCTCTAGCATGATCTAAATGCAAACAAATAGCCTTATATCTAATCTGCTTTGTTTTAATATCATTATTAATTAGACGTTCACCCAACTCTCTATCTGGACCACCATATTGCATACGCTCGTCATAACCATTAATTGCAATTAAATCTGCTTTCCAAGCTGAAGAATTGCAATTATTAAAAGTAGCACCTGTAGGAGTAAGTACATCCAAAAACTTTGCTAAACCATCTTTAACTGATAATTTTAAAGTGTTTTTACTACCTAACTCACCTTTAGACTTTAACCATTTTACATCGAAGCAATTGTGTGTTTTAATATCACCTTCTGAAATAGTTTCACTCAAATCCATATTCAATTTACAATAACCGCCAGATAAGAAATAGCCTTCTTCTGCATGTTTGGCATGAGTTTCCACAAAATCTTTACGAGGAATACAATCACCATCTGTAAATAAGATGTATTCATTTTTTGCCATGACTATAGCTTCATTCAAAATCTTTTGACGTCTATAGCCTTTATCTTCATGCCATGCATGTATAATATTCACAGGATAATCTGCTTTGAATCGATCAATCATTTCCTTAGTCTCACTAGTAGATCCATCATCAGCTATAATAACATCAAAATTTTTATACGTCTGAACACTATAACCATATAAAACCTTTTCTAACCAATCAATTTTATTATATGTGGCAATAATTACTGTAATATTAGGTAATGCCATGGCATATTATTTTTTAATACCAAATTTGGTATATGTTGATTTATTCTTTTTCGTTTCTAATCTTATATCCTTATTTAATGATTCTGACTTATCATTTTTGTAAGGTCTATCGTGGTGCAAATGTAAGCAAATAGTACTGTATCGGACTTGCAAAAATACAACACCATTGTTCTTCATACGTTCACCAACTTCCCTATCTTCTCCTCCATATTTCATACGTTCATCAAAACCATTTACTTCTAAGATATCCGTTTTGTAACAGGATACATTCATCCCATCAAAGGTTGCTTTTGTTGGTGTTAATGCATTTAGAAGATTGGCTTTAAATTTTGACTTGGTTAGCTTATTAAATTTAAAGCTTTTGGGTTGACCTTGTACAATTAACCAATCTTTATCAAAACAGTTTTGCTGTGAAATAATCTCTGTTGAAATTTGGTCGGAAATCGATTTTGTTAATTTAAAATAACCACCTGACAATGCACATTTTCGTTTACTCAAATACTTGTGTGTTGCGACAAAATCTTTACGTGCTATACAATCTCCATCAGTAAAAATAAGATAATGTCCATTTGATGCCAATATTGCTTTATTCAAAATCTTGGTTTTCTGAAAACCATCATCCTCGTGCCAAACATGGATTATACTTATATCAGTTTTTAAAGAGAACTCATCAACAACTTTCTTTGTTCTATCATCTGAACCATCATCTGCAATTATAATTTCAAAACCTTTTATAGTTTGAATACTGTAACTATGTAACACCAACTCCAACCATCTTGGTTGGTTATATGTACTTATAATTACTGAAGTTTGTTGATTAGATTCCATAAGCGCAAAAATACTATTTTTACAGCAGTGAATTTATGTGTATGCTAAAACTATCTGGAGTCATTATTACATTTAACGAAGAACGAAACATTGAGAAATGTTTACAATCTTTAGTTAATGTTGTTGATGAAATTGTAGTAGTAGATTCAAATTCAACAGACAATACCAAAAAGATATGCGAACGCTATAACGTCAACTTCATTACACAAGAATTTTTAGGGTATATAGAACAAAAAAACTTTGCTTTAGACCAAGCTAGCTATAATCATATCATATCTTTAGATGGAGACGAAGCTTTATCTGAAGAACTTCAAAAATCTATACTTACTTTAAAAACCAATTGGAATTTTGATGGTTATTATACAAATCGTTTTAATAATTTTTGTGGTCAATGGATT
Coding sequences within:
- a CDS encoding DUF368 domain-containing protein translates to MQRRFLDYLIITFKGIAMGAADVVPGVSGGTIAFISGIYEELIESIDKVSLGVFKVWKKEGFKTVWNSINGNFLLALFSGITISILSLAKLIKWLLHNEPILLWSFFFGLVLASILYIAKQIKDWSLKILLAIILTSVLSYFITLAEPFASPDSSIYLLFCGFIAIIAMILPGVSGAFILLILGAYQTAIDTINNLIEGLTTGNMDLFKDALLKFFLLAIGAVIGLKVFSKTLNWMFKHLKNLTLAILTGFMIGSLNKIWPWKEVLKTRVNSEGETVTLLDKSILPSSYSGDNQILMALTFIVIGFAAILILENLGKQKSKA
- a CDS encoding DUF368 domain-containing protein: MHSTRNLKDRIFLVIKGLAMGAANKVPGVSGGVVAFVAGFYEEFIYSLQRVNRTAFKLFFNGRFKSFYRYINGKFLGLLFLGMVVSYFSVSKILNYLIVNYELYVWSTFFGMILGSIYYISKDFKDWNRNTITAIILGAVVGISISFLDPAMENDNLSFVFFCGIISVSGMTLPGFSGSFILILLGNYVLLLVDSVNALYDSIFDVFKGDFEFIKNEVRMRMLKVLAVFTLGSVAGLVTFSHILNYILKHYKSITMATIVGFIIGSLGVVWPWKRTDFKIAEDGSFLLDSTGKQIIENYTRFFPEFNTQTYIAIAYIALGILIVLGLEWYGRQTKQIKA
- a CDS encoding shikimate dehydrogenase family protein; the protein is MDDRQNKSKLKFGLVGRDISYSFSRSYFANKFRSENLQHTYVNFDLKSINELDSIIKSTPNLKGLNVTIPYKEEVMPILDDINKRAKKIGAVNTIRITRYQKLIGYNTDYYGFKNSLKPYLKKHHKRALILGTGGASKAIAYALKKLKIDYDYVSRSEKEGVKFLYSDLTNEIISTYNIIINCTPIGTFPNVNECPDIPYEAITDKHILYDLIYNPEQTKFLSCGDMKGASTINGLEMLRLQAEKSWEIWNKS
- a CDS encoding DUF349 domain-containing protein, which codes for MSENDNLLEADGKNEVESKETAPTQETTNELENVIEVKVEKTEAELETTSELLDAEEKPETEAEKIDHVDEIEASNAEDAEDESNAERHELEEKDYHAMTMDQLVTEFNMLLKHQKVQTISKHINEIKGEFNSKFSALLDEKKEEFINEGGKEIDFYYINDTKKLFNSLYKEYKQSINSYYKDREQNLKQNLENRLQIIEDIKGLLNVEENMGTTYKTFKELQEKWRNAGPIPRDKYNNAWNTYHHHVERFYDFLHLNNDLRDMDFKHNLDQKLKIIERAEELAKDENTNRSFRELQVLHKLWKEELGPVGKAHREVIWERFSAATKTIHDKRQAYYADMDKAHEKNLERKEEIIAQINAVNEDSTSSHSIWQKKIKTVEQLREDFFNAGKVPLKVNEATWAKFKDSVRTFNRGKNKFYKELKKDQYENLSKKKDLIKIAEDNKDSEDFTTVTPLMKKIQNEWKKIGHVPRRDSDKIWKQFKGACNHYFDRMHAERKAKDQHLYDAFDKKTKLLDGLKALELSEDPKADIQILQAKISEWKDVGYVPQNKRYIDGKFYKAIDDAFDKLKMDKSKLEMIKFESKLENLANSDDTRLLDNEQNFIRKKISEVKAKINQLENNLQFFSNVKEDNPLVKEVHKNIDNHKKQLDTWKAKLTKVRGMYS
- the mazG gene encoding nucleoside triphosphate pyrophosphohydrolase — its product is MSNKAAQLKAFERLLIIMDELREQCPWDKKQTLESLRHLTIEEVYELGDAILDNDLDEVKKELGDVLLHIVFYSKIGSETNDFDIADVCNSISDKLVDRHPHIYGDVKVENEEDVKRNWEQLKLKEGKKSVLEGVPKSLPAMVKANRIQDKVSGVGFDWEEPEQVFEKVEEELAELKVEIANGNQDAIESEFGDVLFSMINYARFLKLNPENALERTNKKFIKRFQYLEHKAKDLNKSLKDMTLSEMDIFWKEAKSL
- a CDS encoding DUF5606 domain-containing protein, whose translation is MSLDKILSVSGKPGLYQIVTQTRTGAVVESLIDKKRITVGAHSNISILSEIAIYTLTEEVPLREVLKKIKEKENGNPTSISHKDGKDILEEFFFEVLPDYDEDRVYPSDIKKVVQWYNLLQKNNLLGALETEEETVSSEEEE
- the def gene encoding peptide deformylase, which produces MILPIVAYGDTVLKKKAKDIDKDYPKLSTLIENMYETMYGAYGVGLAAPQIGLPIRLFLVDTEPFAEDESFSEDEQEQLKNFKKTFINAQILEEKGDEWAFNEGCLSIPDVREDVFRQPKIKIQYHDENFNTHVEEYDGLIARVIQHEYDHIEGILFTDKLSSFKKRLIKGKLTNISKGKIKIDYRMRFPAMSRKR
- the ruvX gene encoding Holliday junction resolvase RuvX, which codes for MGRILAIDYGTKRTGIAVTDEMQIIASGLTTVETKELITFLKKYIATENVERFVVGLPKQMDNTASDSEVYIQKFLDQLTKSIPDIPVVRIDERFTSKMAFQTMIDSGLKKKQRQNKALIDEISATLILQSYLASNF
- a CDS encoding 2,3,4,5-tetrahydropyridine-2,6-dicarboxylate N-succinyltransferase; translation: MTQLQSIIENAWNDRSQLKNEETINAVRSVIDLIDSGSLRVAEPIEGGWQVNEWVKKAVVLYFPIQKMETFEVGIFEYHDKIPLKRNYAEKGIRVVPHAVARHGAYISPGTILMPSYVNIGAYVDEGTMIDTWATVGSCAQIGKNVHLSGGVGIGGVLEPLQAAPVIIEDGAFIGSRCIVVEGVRVEKEAVLGANVVLTMSTKIIDITGDEPVETKGVVPARSVVIPGSYTKKFKAGEFQVPCALIIGKRKESTDKKTSLNDALREYDVAV
- a CDS encoding glycosyltransferase family 9 protein; translation: MKVLIIQQKMIGDVLATSILFEAIKHKYPDAELHYVLNSHTYPVVEGNPFIDQFHFFTPEYENSKRKLWHFVNQLRKENYDVVIDVYSQISSHLISLRSKAKTKISIDKGHNALIFNHRFEHKIKPDTTAGLAIENRMQLLQPLDIDPSIIVRPKIYLTNSEKTNAKQFLEVNGINLSKPLFMIGVLGSGNNKTYPFDYMAKVIESVVSKQPESQILFNYIPKQETKAKAILELCASETKKQIYFEVFGKSLRDFLAITSHCTALIGNEGGAINMAKALSIPTFTIFSPWIKKEAWNMFDDGVKHVSVHLRDYDDTKYANIKHPKELKSKASELYQQFKPIYFKEELTRFLKQFS
- a CDS encoding glycosyltransferase family 2 protein, translating into MALPNITVIIATYNKIDWLEKVLYGYSVQTYKNFDVIIADDGSTSETKEMIDRFKADYPVNIIHAWHEDKGYRRQKILNEAIVMAKNEYILFTDGDCIPRKDFVETHAKHAEEGYFLSGGYCKLNMDLSETISEGDIKTHNCFDVKWLKSKGELGSKNTLKLSVKDGLAKFLDVLTPTGATFNNCNSSAWKADLIAINGYDERMQYGGPDRELGERLINNDIKTKQIRYKAICLHLDHARGYKTQESLDRNLAIRAKVKKENLKWTEHGIKKTS